From Streptomyces cyaneogriseus subsp. noncyanogenus, the proteins below share one genomic window:
- a CDS encoding type I polyketide synthase gives MPRETSHVTTPAPAGQHSEPVAIVGVGLRFPGGSTCLEEFEEFLRAGGSGIGPLPEDRWDVEAFTARGEDDKGKIRATAGGYLDRIDLFDAGFFNISPKEAQYIDPQQRMLLETAWQALEHANIDPTPLRRGNGGVYIGASSVDYALELDALPYEELDGHLASGITLFPLAGRLSYFLGWRGPSISVDTACSSSLAALHMAVTALRRGECDIALGGGVNALHHPRIPVMFSNARMLAADGQCKTFDESADGYARAEGCAVVVLKRLGDAQRDGDDVLAVIRGTAVGQDGDSAGLTVPNGPAQERVLRLALADAGLGSGDIQYVEAHGTGTPLGDPIEIGAISNVFADTHTKDDPLIVGSVKTNLGHMEPASGLVGVIKALLQIRSATIFPHLNFSTPSQRIPWEVYPVRIPTACEPWRAPVRRAAVNSFGFAGTISALVLEQAPAPAADEDPDAGRGAVAAPVFTLSAKSAAALREQAERYAAFVAGDPGADVAALSYTANVGRAHFPYRIAAPVSGREELLQVLEAARQPGAGAEPSGIRKVAFMFTGQGAQYAGMGAAPYRQFGLFRQVVDECDRLFAAHLGRSVRDLLLGTAEDPEVIDQTLFTQSALFTLEYALARQWMAWGVKPNVLIGHSIGEVVAATVAGLFSLPDAVRLVAARARLMQSVRAEGGMASVGAGAERVEPLLAAHPQLAVAAVNGPESCVISGASGPLAEVSARLAEEGIRVKPLSVSHAFHSPLMAEVFEEFRRALEGITFREPKISLVSNLTGKVARMREIGSADYWVRHIGEPVRFLAGMRTVAKRGRHAFVEMGPSAMLCALGRSCVSAEEHLWVASLRRQDDGGRAMLRALADFYSAGLPVDWAAYHAAGARPARQQLPTYAFQRKPYWLPVSKTRAGGASGPAHHVLLGRRTTGGDVPDGVWEFTAEFTPGELGEVAGHRIGGQSCLPPAAWADVLLAAQDAVFGHTRGAVEELELCEPLVFAGEQAVRLTTRLRRVGPGAADVEVTGTVAGGEDEEEVRTFVRARITPQGPDGGGGALGALADGPPAPVARADAEDVAADLAAVGRGFGDVPPRVVSLVRHAGGVVTGELAGGEAAVVEQLPAVLLESALIGAVALEDDGPVRVLRSARSLRLFKKPRGQRLGMVARVRPEGWDRVCDLLLEEDGEPVAEVLGAVLSPPGGPEDGPHFVHRIDWLRRALPAQPQTAAQRHVLLAGTDRAAGGAPPAVLGALTGRPELFAADGTGPVRLSLAANGAALHEALADASVTDVAWFWQPGDGQMSYARLRAELEHNFRALLGALAAPGLADPRRTPRVWLVTERAQWLPGDRADGGEQVAAGALWGFGHVLLNEHPKLKATCVDVDGDGEGAARALLAEWQAPEAGEYQIAYRAGSRHVRRLLAGDNTPAWPGGFEVRAGAGAAPEVVAAAEPALQEGQVRVRVEAAALTGQDLPAGPAGDEEGAAGTAAVTVTACVGVVVAASPGAPVAVGSRVGVRHPGLVLGSSVTVPSSALTEPQAGAPAAGAAALAAGADGPQAPAEVYGVDEVDEALRVLPGRSGPVVVAFGPDRAADGGGEAAVDSLRVRPDRTYVITGGLGGLGLVTARKLVELGAGRLVLVSRSGRPTGEAAGILEELAGRAEVSVLRADLGSQSDVEELVARLHALPHPVGGIVHAAGAIGSELISALDWPAIEEQMAPKVYGGWLLHEAAASFPELDFFTVYSSIAPVAGARGGVGQAHYAAAFSFLDGLAHFRRGRKLPALSVNWGSWARVGVSARLDASYIREIERSGVRLFSPAWGLRALHRLWERPAAAQRVVNVFDWPQFVSRLPLANALFERVAGRQESAAAGTGADLADLLARPKPERLKLIGRTVGERVAAVLQFASADEVDPAADFVALGLDSVMGMEVKSALESDFGLNLPASLTFDHPSISKITAFVDGRLSQDAG, from the coding sequence ATGCCGCGCGAAACCAGCCACGTCACCACCCCGGCCCCGGCCGGGCAGCACAGCGAACCCGTCGCGATCGTCGGGGTGGGTCTGCGTTTTCCCGGGGGCAGCACCTGCCTGGAGGAGTTCGAGGAGTTCCTGCGCGCCGGCGGCTCCGGTATCGGGCCGCTGCCCGAGGACCGCTGGGACGTCGAGGCGTTCACCGCCCGCGGGGAGGACGACAAGGGCAAGATCCGGGCCACGGCCGGGGGCTATCTGGACCGGATCGACCTGTTCGACGCGGGTTTTTTCAACATCTCGCCCAAGGAAGCGCAGTACATCGACCCCCAGCAGCGGATGCTGCTGGAGACGGCGTGGCAGGCACTGGAGCACGCCAACATCGATCCGACGCCGCTGCGGCGCGGCAACGGCGGTGTCTACATCGGTGCCAGCTCCGTGGACTACGCGCTGGAGCTGGACGCGCTGCCCTATGAGGAGCTCGACGGTCATCTGGCGTCCGGGATCACCCTGTTCCCGCTGGCGGGGCGGCTGTCGTACTTCCTGGGCTGGCGCGGTCCGAGCATCAGCGTCGACACCGCCTGCTCGTCCTCCCTGGCCGCGCTGCACATGGCGGTGACGGCGCTGCGCCGCGGGGAGTGCGACATCGCCCTGGGCGGCGGGGTCAACGCCCTGCACCATCCGCGGATCCCGGTGATGTTCTCCAACGCCCGGATGCTGGCGGCCGACGGGCAGTGCAAGACCTTCGACGAGTCCGCGGACGGCTACGCGCGCGCCGAGGGCTGCGCCGTGGTGGTGCTCAAGCGGCTTGGCGACGCCCAGCGCGACGGCGACGACGTCCTGGCCGTGATCCGCGGCACCGCCGTCGGCCAGGACGGCGACAGCGCGGGCCTGACCGTGCCCAACGGGCCGGCCCAGGAGCGGGTGCTGCGGCTGGCGCTGGCCGACGCCGGCCTGGGCTCGGGCGACATCCAGTACGTGGAGGCGCACGGCACCGGCACACCGCTGGGCGACCCGATCGAGATCGGCGCGATCAGCAATGTGTTCGCCGACACGCACACCAAGGACGATCCGCTGATCGTGGGGTCGGTGAAGACGAACCTGGGCCACATGGAGCCGGCCTCCGGGCTCGTCGGCGTCATCAAGGCGCTGCTGCAGATCCGGTCGGCGACGATCTTCCCCCACCTGAACTTCTCCACGCCTTCCCAGCGCATCCCGTGGGAGGTGTATCCGGTGCGGATCCCCACCGCGTGCGAGCCGTGGCGGGCGCCGGTGCGGCGGGCCGCGGTGAACAGTTTCGGCTTCGCGGGCACCATCAGCGCGCTCGTCCTGGAGCAGGCGCCCGCCCCCGCCGCGGACGAGGACCCGGATGCCGGGCGGGGTGCTGTGGCGGCGCCGGTGTTCACCCTGTCCGCCAAGAGCGCCGCGGCGCTCAGGGAGCAGGCCGAGCGCTATGCCGCGTTCGTCGCCGGGGACCCCGGCGCGGACGTGGCGGCGCTGTCCTACACCGCCAACGTGGGCCGGGCCCACTTCCCCTACCGGATCGCCGCCCCGGTCTCGGGCCGCGAGGAGCTGCTTCAGGTGCTGGAGGCGGCCCGGCAGCCGGGTGCGGGCGCCGAGCCCTCCGGTATCCGCAAGGTCGCCTTCATGTTCACCGGGCAGGGTGCGCAGTACGCGGGCATGGGTGCCGCGCCCTACCGGCAGTTCGGGTTGTTCAGGCAGGTCGTCGACGAGTGCGACCGGCTGTTCGCCGCGCATCTGGGGCGTTCGGTGCGCGATCTGCTGCTGGGCACCGCCGAGGACCCGGAGGTGATCGACCAGACGCTGTTCACCCAGTCGGCGCTGTTCACCCTGGAATACGCCCTGGCCCGGCAGTGGATGGCCTGGGGTGTCAAGCCCAATGTGCTGATCGGGCACAGCATCGGCGAGGTGGTGGCCGCCACGGTGGCCGGGCTGTTCTCGCTGCCCGACGCGGTGCGGCTGGTGGCCGCCCGGGCCCGGCTGATGCAGTCCGTGCGCGCCGAGGGCGGCATGGCCTCGGTCGGGGCCGGCGCGGAGCGGGTGGAGCCGCTGCTGGCCGCCCATCCTCAGCTGGCCGTGGCGGCCGTCAACGGGCCCGAGAGCTGCGTGATCTCCGGGGCGAGCGGGCCGCTGGCCGAGGTGAGCGCCCGTCTGGCCGAGGAGGGCATCCGCGTCAAGCCGCTGTCGGTGTCGCACGCCTTCCACTCGCCGCTGATGGCCGAGGTGTTCGAGGAGTTCCGGCGCGCCCTGGAGGGGATCACCTTCCGCGAGCCGAAGATCTCGCTGGTGTCCAACCTCACCGGCAAGGTGGCGCGGATGCGGGAGATCGGCAGCGCGGACTACTGGGTGCGGCACATCGGTGAACCGGTGCGGTTCCTGGCCGGGATGCGCACGGTGGCCAAGCGCGGGCGGCACGCGTTCGTGGAGATGGGGCCCTCGGCGATGCTGTGCGCGCTGGGCAGGAGCTGCGTGAGCGCCGAGGAGCACCTGTGGGTGGCCAGTCTGCGCCGCCAGGACGACGGCGGCCGGGCGATGCTGCGCGCGCTGGCCGACTTCTACAGCGCCGGGCTGCCGGTGGACTGGGCCGCCTACCACGCCGCCGGTGCCCGCCCGGCCAGGCAGCAGCTGCCCACCTACGCCTTCCAGCGCAAGCCGTACTGGCTGCCGGTCTCCAAGACCCGCGCGGGCGGCGCGTCGGGGCCGGCCCACCATGTGCTGCTGGGGCGGCGCACCACCGGCGGTGACGTGCCGGACGGTGTGTGGGAGTTCACCGCCGAGTTCACCCCCGGGGAGCTGGGCGAGGTGGCCGGGCACCGGATCGGCGGGCAGTCCTGCCTGCCGCCGGCCGCCTGGGCCGATGTGCTGCTGGCCGCGCAGGACGCGGTGTTCGGGCACACCCGCGGCGCCGTGGAGGAGCTGGAGCTGTGCGAGCCGCTGGTGTTCGCCGGCGAGCAGGCGGTGCGGCTGACCACGCGGCTGCGCCGGGTGGGCCCGGGCGCCGCGGACGTCGAGGTGACGGGCACCGTGGCCGGCGGTGAGGACGAGGAGGAGGTGCGCACGTTCGTGCGCGCCCGCATCACGCCGCAGGGGCCGGACGGCGGGGGCGGGGCGCTCGGTGCCCTGGCGGACGGGCCGCCCGCGCCGGTGGCGCGGGCGGACGCCGAGGACGTCGCCGCCGACCTGGCCGCCGTCGGGCGCGGTTTCGGTGACGTCCCGCCGCGTGTGGTGAGCCTGGTGCGCCACGCCGGCGGGGTGGTGACCGGTGAGCTGGCCGGCGGGGAGGCGGCCGTGGTGGAGCAGCTCCCGGCCGTGCTGCTGGAGAGCGCGCTGATCGGCGCCGTCGCCCTGGAGGACGACGGGCCGGTGCGGGTGCTGCGCTCGGCGCGCAGCCTGCGGTTGTTCAAGAAGCCGCGCGGGCAGCGGCTTGGGATGGTGGCCCGCGTCCGTCCCGAGGGCTGGGACCGGGTGTGCGACCTGCTGCTGGAGGAGGACGGCGAGCCGGTCGCCGAGGTGCTCGGCGCGGTGCTGTCCCCGCCCGGCGGGCCGGAGGACGGGCCGCACTTCGTCCACCGGATCGACTGGCTGCGCCGTGCGCTGCCCGCCCAGCCGCAGACGGCCGCACAGCGCCATGTGCTGCTGGCGGGCACCGACCGCGCCGCCGGCGGCGCCCCGCCGGCCGTGCTGGGAGCGCTGACGGGCCGCCCGGAGCTGTTCGCGGCCGACGGCACGGGGCCGGTGCGTCTGTCCCTGGCGGCAAACGGCGCGGCGCTGCATGAGGCGCTGGCCGATGCCTCCGTGACCGACGTCGCCTGGTTCTGGCAGCCCGGGGACGGGCAGATGTCGTACGCCCGGCTGCGCGCCGAGCTGGAGCACAACTTCCGTGCCCTGCTGGGGGCGCTGGCCGCGCCGGGCCTGGCCGACCCGCGGCGCACCCCGCGGGTGTGGCTGGTCACCGAGCGCGCCCAGTGGCTGCCCGGCGACCGGGCCGACGGCGGTGAGCAGGTCGCGGCCGGTGCCCTGTGGGGGTTCGGGCACGTCCTGCTCAACGAGCATCCCAAGCTGAAGGCGACCTGCGTCGACGTCGACGGTGACGGTGAGGGCGCCGCCCGGGCGCTGCTGGCGGAGTGGCAGGCGCCCGAGGCGGGCGAGTACCAGATCGCCTACCGGGCGGGCAGCCGCCATGTGCGCAGGCTGCTGGCCGGGGACAACACCCCGGCCTGGCCCGGCGGTTTCGAGGTGCGCGCCGGCGCCGGCGCCGCGCCCGAGGTGGTGGCCGCCGCCGAGCCGGCCCTCCAAGAGGGTCAGGTGCGGGTGCGGGTGGAGGCCGCGGCCCTGACCGGCCAGGACCTGCCCGCCGGCCCCGCCGGGGACGAGGAGGGCGCGGCCGGGACGGCGGCGGTGACCGTGACCGCCTGCGTGGGCGTCGTCGTGGCGGCCTCGCCCGGCGCGCCGGTCGCCGTGGGCAGCCGGGTCGGTGTCCGCCACCCGGGCCTGGTGCTGGGCTCCTCGGTGACCGTGCCGTCCTCGGCGCTGACGGAGCCGCAGGCCGGTGCGCCCGCGGCCGGGGCGGCCGCCCTGGCCGCCGGCGCGGACGGCCCGCAGGCGCCGGCCGAGGTGTACGGGGTCGACGAGGTGGACGAGGCGCTGCGGGTGCTGCCCGGCCGGTCCGGGCCGGTGGTCGTCGCGTTCGGCCCGGACCGGGCCGCGGACGGCGGCGGCGAGGCGGCCGTGGACTCTCTGCGGGTGCGGCCCGACCGCACCTATGTGATCACCGGCGGTCTGGGCGGTCTGGGCCTGGTGACCGCCCGCAAGCTGGTGGAGCTGGGGGCCGGGCGGCTCGTCCTGGTCAGCCGCAGCGGACGCCCCACCGGGGAGGCCGCCGGCATCCTGGAGGAACTGGCCGGGCGGGCGGAGGTGTCCGTGCTGCGGGCCGACCTGGGCAGCCAGAGCGACGTGGAAGAGCTCGTCGCCCGCCTGCACGCCCTGCCCCACCCGGTGGGCGGCATCGTGCACGCGGCCGGCGCCATCGGCAGCGAGCTGATCTCCGCTCTGGACTGGCCGGCCATCGAGGAGCAGATGGCGCCCAAGGTGTACGGCGGCTGGCTGCTGCACGAGGCCGCCGCCTCCTTCCCCGAGCTGGACTTCTTCACGGTGTACTCCTCCATCGCCCCGGTCGCCGGTGCCCGCGGCGGAGTGGGCCAGGCGCACTACGCGGCGGCCTTCTCCTTCCTGGACGGCCTGGCGCACTTCCGGCGCGGCCGTAAGCTGCCCGCCCTGTCCGTCAACTGGGGCTCGTGGGCGCGGGTCGGGGTCTCGGCCCGCCTGGACGCCTCCTACATCAGGGAGATCGAACGCAGCGGCGTCCGCCTCTTCTCGCCCGCCTGGGGCCTGCGCGCCCTGCACCGGCTGTGGGAGCGGCCGGCGGCGGCGCAGCGGGTGGTGAACGTGTTCGACTGGCCGCAGTTCGTCAGCCGGCTGCCGCTGGCCAACGCCCTGTTCGAGCGGGTCGCGGGCCGGCAGGAGAGCGCGGCGGCCGGAACGGGGGCGGACCTGGCCGATCTGCTGGCCCGGCCCAAGCCCGAGCGGCTGAAGCTGATCGGCCGGACGGTCGGTGAACGGGTCGCCGCCGTGCTGCAGTTCGCCTCGGCCGACGAGGTCGATCCCGCCGCCGACTTCGTCGCCCTGGGCCTGGACTCGGTGATGGGGATGGAGGTGAAGTCCGCCCTGGAGTCGGACTTCGGCCTGAACCTGCCGGCCTCGCTCACCTTCGACCACCCCTCGATCAGCAAGATCACCGCATTCGTCGACGGCCGGCTGTCCCAGGACGCCGGATGA
- a CDS encoding 4'-phosphopantetheinyl transferase family protein: protein MRTPGAASATPPAPCAIAEPLQVTPQGPWHTVRRELADTGSVVVYARLEDWLSDWQPDTGLDSALPGLLGRDWERFTAMTNPDVRARFLATRLLLKYTAGAVLEARPADIDLAYKPGGRPYLRGCDQIDISLSHTADLLVVGITRRGWIGVDAELTSRQLRGSAVERQICTPYETQMLDRTGDQRRNTALVRLWTLKEAYSKAIGQGLRFRFTEFGFAPGARRVQVLRPDGTPGTGDEWSFRTWTVAGQYTVSVALVDLGFDNAADVAAQTMLDEGMVDALLRQPPRTRADRREEVSGAR from the coding sequence GTGAGGACACCCGGGGCCGCTTCGGCGACACCGCCCGCGCCGTGCGCGATCGCCGAGCCCCTCCAGGTCACACCCCAGGGCCCCTGGCACACCGTCCGGCGGGAACTGGCCGACACCGGCAGCGTGGTGGTCTACGCCCGCCTCGAGGACTGGCTGAGCGACTGGCAGCCGGACACCGGCCTGGACTCCGCGCTGCCGGGACTGCTGGGCCGGGACTGGGAACGCTTCACGGCGATGACGAACCCGGACGTACGGGCCCGCTTCCTGGCCACCCGGCTGCTGCTGAAATACACCGCCGGCGCCGTCCTGGAAGCCCGCCCCGCCGACATCGACCTGGCCTACAAGCCCGGCGGCCGCCCCTATCTGCGCGGCTGCGACCAGATCGACATCAGCCTCAGCCACACCGCCGACCTGCTGGTCGTCGGCATCACCCGGCGCGGCTGGATCGGCGTGGACGCCGAGCTGACCAGCCGGCAACTGCGCGGATCGGCGGTGGAACGGCAGATCTGCACACCGTACGAGACGCAGATGCTGGACCGGACGGGCGACCAGCGGCGCAACACGGCACTGGTACGGCTGTGGACGCTGAAGGAGGCCTACAGCAAGGCGATCGGGCAGGGACTGCGGTTCCGCTTCACCGAGTTCGGGTTCGCGCCCGGCGCGCGGCGGGTGCAGGTGCTGCGCCCGGACGGCACCCCGGGCACCGGCGACGAGTGGAGCTTTCGCACCTGGACGGTGGCCGGGCAGTACACGGTGAGCGTGGCGCTGGTCGACCTCGGCTTCGACAACGCCGCCGATGTCGCCGCCCAGACGATGCTGGACGAGGGCATGGTGGACGCGCTGCTCAGGCAGCCGCCCCGGACGCGGGCGGACCGGCGGGAGGAGGTGAGCGGCGCCAGGTGA
- a CDS encoding long-chain-fatty-acid--CoA ligase, with protein sequence MNHDTHHLARGTGAAPRPGTGRTLTAACARNAAQRPEHTALICEDRRTSYARLHHDSNRAAHALLAAGVGRGTRVAYLGRESEHYYLTILACAKAGAVIVPVNWRLTAGEVEHILRDSEAGLLFVDEEFEPTARQAAADGALPSLHTVVRLDGTGPDGTRDRGAGLRRWYAQAPSTDLDPGTGPDDAVLQIYTSGTTGLPKGVVIAHRTFFTLPEAVSASGTDADEWIDWREDDISLISLPGFGIAGIGWFLHGFCVGATHVVMPMYVASEAVRLMSAYGVTITFVAPAMLQMMLDERGVTPATFASLRKIAYGAAPISEGLLLRCLEMFGCRLAQIYASTEAGSVAVCLPPSAHTPGSPLLQAAGKPCPGNEIKVIDRDGNQVGPGEIGQVCIRTPAHMIGYWKRPEATAQALVDGWLHMGDAGYLDEDGYLFLCDRINDTIIVAGQNIYPAEVEKQLSEHPAVADAAVVGVPDDRWGEAVHAAVVLRPGASARPRELLLFLRGRLADYKIPVRYHVLETLPRNPSGKILRRSVRRQLGEEHQRASA encoded by the coding sequence ATGAACCACGACACCCACCACCTTGCCCGCGGGACCGGGGCGGCACCCCGCCCGGGCACCGGCCGGACCCTGACGGCGGCCTGCGCCCGCAACGCCGCGCAGCGCCCCGAGCACACGGCGCTGATCTGCGAGGACCGCCGCACCAGCTATGCGCGGCTGCACCACGACAGCAACCGGGCCGCGCACGCCCTGCTCGCCGCGGGCGTCGGCCGCGGCACCCGGGTGGCCTACCTGGGCCGCGAGTCGGAGCACTACTACCTCACCATCCTGGCCTGCGCCAAGGCGGGCGCGGTGATCGTGCCGGTCAACTGGCGGCTGACCGCGGGAGAGGTCGAGCACATCCTGCGCGACTCCGAAGCCGGACTCCTCTTCGTGGACGAGGAGTTCGAGCCCACCGCACGGCAGGCGGCGGCCGACGGCGCACTGCCGTCGCTGCACACCGTGGTCCGCCTGGACGGCACCGGCCCGGACGGCACCCGCGACCGCGGGGCGGGCCTGCGCCGCTGGTACGCGCAGGCCCCGTCCACCGACCTCGACCCGGGCACCGGCCCCGACGACGCGGTGCTGCAGATCTACACCAGCGGCACCACCGGCCTGCCCAAAGGCGTCGTCATCGCCCACCGCACGTTCTTCACCCTGCCGGAGGCGGTCAGCGCCAGCGGCACGGACGCGGACGAGTGGATCGACTGGCGCGAGGACGACATCAGCCTGATCTCGCTGCCCGGCTTCGGTATCGCGGGCATCGGCTGGTTCCTGCACGGCTTCTGCGTGGGCGCCACCCATGTGGTGATGCCGATGTATGTGGCGTCGGAGGCGGTGCGTTTGATGAGCGCCTACGGTGTCACCATCACCTTCGTAGCGCCGGCGATGCTGCAGATGATGCTGGACGAACGCGGCGTCACCCCCGCCACCTTCGCCTCGCTGCGCAAGATCGCCTACGGGGCGGCGCCGATCTCCGAGGGGCTGCTGCTGCGCTGCCTGGAGATGTTCGGCTGCCGGCTCGCCCAGATCTACGCCAGCACCGAGGCGGGCAGCGTCGCGGTGTGCCTGCCGCCCTCGGCGCACACCCCGGGCAGCCCGCTGCTGCAGGCCGCCGGGAAACCCTGCCCGGGCAACGAGATCAAGGTGATCGACCGGGACGGCAACCAGGTGGGCCCGGGCGAGATCGGCCAGGTCTGCATCCGCACCCCCGCCCACATGATCGGCTACTGGAAGCGGCCCGAGGCCACCGCCCAGGCCCTGGTGGACGGCTGGCTGCACATGGGCGACGCCGGCTATCTCGACGAGGACGGCTATCTGTTCCTGTGCGACCGGATCAACGACACGATCATCGTGGCCGGCCAGAACATCTACCCCGCCGAGGTGGAGAAACAGCTCAGCGAGCACCCGGCGGTCGCGGACGCGGCCGTGGTCGGCGTCCCCGACGACCGCTGGGGCGAGGCGGTGCACGCCGCGGTGGTGCTGCGCCCCGGCGCCAGCGCCCGCCCGCGCGAGCTGCTGCTGTTCCTGCGCGGGCGGCTCGCCGACTACAAGATCCCCGTCCGCTACCACGTGCTGGAGACCCTGCCCCGCAACCCCTCGGGCAAGATCCTGCGCCGCTCGGTGCGCCGGCAACTGGGCGAAGAGCACCAGAGGGCATCCGCCTGA
- a CDS encoding LLM class flavin-dependent oxidoreductase: MGTSSGPPSVGVLLPTREQAINGSFAAAPLLDFARQAEQLGFDSLWAGDSLIARPRLDPLVVLSAAGAVTSRVTLGTAALTPALRHPLTGAHQAASLDHVTGSRLVLGLGSGFPMPETEEEFAAVGASFAGRASRLDEIVSLWRQAWHAKEPGARPDFTGRYWQATGLDRLPGPHRAGGPPLWLAGSDTPRVLERVARHYDGWMPFLPSSDDYARAWRRIGELATAAGRPAGAITPALYATITVDEDAAAARAELEHYIGHYYGRTLEQMAAVQCYAWGSAQECADALAAYVEAGARHLIIRIGSFDSEPQLKQIADVVLPRLKEMSR, translated from the coding sequence ATGGGCACCTCTTCGGGCCCCCCGTCCGTCGGCGTGTTGCTGCCGACGCGGGAGCAGGCCATCAACGGCAGCTTCGCCGCGGCGCCGCTGCTCGACTTCGCCCGGCAGGCCGAGCAGCTCGGCTTCGACTCGCTGTGGGCGGGCGACTCGCTGATCGCCCGGCCGCGCCTGGACCCGCTGGTCGTGCTGTCCGCCGCGGGCGCGGTCACCAGCCGGGTCACCCTCGGCACGGCCGCCCTGACCCCCGCGCTGCGCCACCCGCTCACCGGCGCGCACCAGGCGGCGAGCCTGGACCACGTCACCGGCTCACGGCTCGTGCTCGGCCTGGGCTCCGGCTTCCCGATGCCGGAGACCGAGGAGGAGTTCGCCGCCGTCGGCGCCTCCTTCGCCGGCCGCGCCTCCCGCCTCGACGAGATCGTCTCGCTGTGGCGGCAGGCCTGGCACGCCAAGGAACCCGGCGCCCGCCCCGACTTCACCGGCCGGTACTGGCAGGCCACCGGCCTGGACCGGCTGCCGGGACCGCACCGTGCGGGCGGCCCGCCGCTGTGGCTCGCCGGCAGCGACACCCCCCGCGTCCTTGAGCGGGTGGCCCGGCACTACGACGGCTGGATGCCCTTCCTGCCCAGCTCCGACGACTACGCCCGGGCCTGGCGGCGCATCGGTGAGCTGGCCACGGCGGCCGGCCGGCCGGCCGGCGCCATCACCCCGGCGCTGTACGCCACGATCACGGTCGACGAGGACGCCGCCGCCGCCCGCGCCGAACTGGAGCACTACATCGGCCACTACTACGGGCGCACCCTGGAGCAGATGGCGGCGGTGCAGTGCTACGCCTGGGGCAGCGCCCAGGAATGCGCCGACGCCCTGGCCGCCTACGTCGAGGCCGGTGCCCGGCACCTGATCATCCGGATCGGTTCGTTCGACAGCGAGCCGCAGCTCAAGCAGATCGCCGACGTGGTGCTGCCCCGGCTCAAGGAGATGTCCCGATGA
- a CDS encoding alpha/beta fold hydrolase has product MPFVTVKDGTQLYYEDWGTGRPVVLLASATMNSRMWEFQGPYLAGHGLRCIMPDRRGFGRSQRPWDGYDYDTLADDLACLIDHLGLQEVTLVGYAMGGGEAVRYLARHGSHRVARLALVCATTPYLLRAADNPDGIDSHVLEQTTAAMSADRAAYLAQITSVFFGGLQAAPETIPLSGQMMDWMAQQALDSSPRATVEVTRTLFTQDLREDVRGVDVPTLIVHGDQDPSAPLELCARRTAGLIPGSRTVVYEGGAHGLFATHADRLNKQLLEFAGQ; this is encoded by the coding sequence ATGCCCTTCGTCACGGTCAAGGACGGCACACAGCTGTATTACGAGGACTGGGGGACGGGCCGGCCGGTCGTCCTTCTGGCCTCCGCCACGATGAACTCCCGCATGTGGGAGTTCCAGGGCCCCTACCTGGCCGGGCACGGCCTGCGCTGCATCATGCCGGACCGGCGCGGCTTCGGCCGCTCCCAACGGCCCTGGGACGGCTACGACTACGACACCCTGGCCGACGACCTCGCCTGCCTCATCGACCACCTGGGACTGCAGGAGGTCACGCTCGTCGGCTACGCGATGGGCGGCGGCGAGGCGGTGCGCTACCTGGCCCGGCACGGGTCCCACCGCGTGGCGCGCCTGGCCCTGGTGTGCGCCACCACCCCCTACCTGCTGCGCGCCGCGGACAACCCCGACGGCATCGACTCCCATGTCCTGGAACAGACCACCGCCGCGATGAGCGCGGACCGGGCCGCCTACCTCGCCCAGATCACCAGCGTGTTCTTCGGCGGCCTGCAGGCCGCGCCCGAAACGATCCCGCTCTCCGGCCAGATGATGGACTGGATGGCCCAGCAGGCCCTGGACAGCTCCCCGCGCGCCACCGTGGAAGTCACCCGCACCCTGTTCACCCAGGACCTGCGCGAGGACGTGCGCGGCGTCGACGTGCCGACACTGATCGTCCACGGCGACCAGGACCCCAGCGCCCCGCTGGAGCTGTGCGCGCGGCGCACCGCCGGCCTGATCCCCGGCAGCCGGACCGTGGTGTACGAGGGGGGCGCGCACGGGCTGTTCGCCACCCACGCCGACCGTCTGAACAAGCAGCTGCTGGAGTTCGCCGGCCAGTAG
- a CDS encoding thioesterase II family protein, whose product MSGYGQDMSTAGSWFHPVQADPDASIRLFLLPHAGSGAIIYRDWPQLLPPEVSAQAVTLPGRHNRREEATFEDFEPLLDSLYEAVLDELDDDRPFAIFGHCLGAQLGFRVAVRLKEEGERQPLVLGMSGWSPVGFFKPTEEQSRMPDDEMLEWIKKLGSFPAEVYDNPEMLALVVPALRADLRVSAQYEDDGATVACPLASYGGDSDPLQQDPDAMTHWAGRSPQYLGHRGFTGGHFYIDTHALAVTTDFSRHLRNHAAQTAH is encoded by the coding sequence ATGAGCGGCTACGGCCAGGACATGTCCACGGCCGGCTCCTGGTTCCACCCCGTCCAGGCCGACCCCGACGCCTCGATCCGGCTCTTCCTGCTGCCGCACGCCGGCAGCGGCGCCATCATCTACCGGGACTGGCCCCAGCTGCTGCCCCCGGAGGTCTCGGCGCAGGCGGTGACCCTGCCGGGCCGTCACAACCGGCGCGAGGAAGCCACCTTCGAGGACTTCGAGCCGCTGCTGGACAGCCTGTACGAGGCGGTCCTGGACGAGCTGGACGACGACCGGCCCTTCGCGATCTTCGGGCACTGCCTGGGCGCCCAGCTCGGTTTCCGGGTGGCGGTACGGCTGAAGGAGGAGGGCGAGCGCCAGCCCCTGGTGCTGGGCATGTCCGGCTGGTCGCCGGTCGGCTTCTTCAAGCCGACCGAGGAGCAGAGCCGGATGCCGGACGACGAGATGCTGGAGTGGATCAAGAAGCTGGGTTCGTTCCCCGCCGAGGTCTACGACAACCCCGAGATGCTGGCGCTGGTCGTGCCCGCGCTCCGCGCCGACCTCAGGGTCTCCGCCCAGTACGAGGACGACGGCGCGACGGTGGCCTGCCCGCTGGCCTCCTACGGCGGCGACAGCGACCCGCTCCAGCAGGACCCGGACGCGATGACCCACTGGGCCGGCCGCAGCCCGCAGTACCTGGGCCACCGCGGCTTCACCGGCGGCCACTTCTACATCGACACCCACGCCCTGGCGGTCACCACCGACTTCTCCCGCCACCTGAGGAACCACGCGGCACAGACCGCGCACTGA